In Methanomicrobium antiquum, one DNA window encodes the following:
- a CDS encoding SDR family oxidoreductase, with protein MHYLVTGGAGFIGSHIVDALVEKGHSVTVLDDLSAGNVKNLSENIDKINLIQKSITDKDVLPEVCRDVDFIFHEAAIASVPFSVENPSVSHEANLTGTLNILEAARKSDVKKIVMASSAAIYGNNTEMPKTEDMPAEPMSPYAVQKLSSEYYGNVYSDLYSIDFAALRYFNVFGPRQLLGSSYAAAIPAFINAIIKGQQPVVFGDGNQTRDFVYIKDIVSANLKAMESNAKGVFNVSCNKGTSLKELLEIMGEISGVKVRPIYSKPRPGDVRYSYADYSKFSDACGWKPKVSLKDGLLETFDFFKSL; from the coding sequence ATGCATTATCTTGTAACCGGTGGCGCCGGTTTTATAGGCTCTCACATTGTTGATGCACTTGTTGAAAAAGGACACAGTGTCACCGTATTAGACGATTTATCAGCCGGAAATGTGAAGAATCTTTCAGAAAATATCGATAAAATAAACCTGATTCAGAAAAGTATAACAGACAAAGATGTTTTGCCTGAGGTCTGCAGAGATGTTGACTTTATTTTTCATGAAGCCGCAATTGCGTCTGTTCCATTCTCTGTAGAAAACCCTTCTGTTTCACATGAAGCAAATCTGACAGGAACATTAAATATCCTGGAAGCGGCCAGAAAATCTGATGTTAAAAAAATAGTTATGGCATCATCTGCGGCAATATATGGAAACAATACTGAAATGCCAAAAACAGAGGATATGCCTGCCGAGCCCATGTCTCCTTACGCTGTCCAAAAACTATCATCCGAATACTACGGAAATGTGTATTCCGATCTTTATTCAATCGACTTTGCCGCACTTAGGTATTTCAATGTATTCGGGCCGCGCCAGCTTTTAGGATCATCATATGCCGCGGCAATTCCAGCCTTTATTAATGCAATAATAAAGGGGCAACAGCCTGTTGTATTTGGAGACGGAAATCAGACCCGTGATTTTGTATATATTAAGGATATTGTCAGTGCAAATCTTAAAGCGATGGAATCGAATGCAAAAGGTGTTTTTAATGTTTCATGCAATAAAGGGACATCATTAAAAGAGCTTTTGGAAATAATGGGAGAAATTTCCGGAGTAAAAGTAAGACCCATATATTCAAAACCCCGCCCGGGAGACGTTCGTTATTCATATGCAGATTATTCAAAATTCTCAGATGCATGCGGGTGGAAACCCAAGGTTAGTTTAAAAGACGGACTTTTAGAGACTTTTGATTTTTTTAAGAGTCTTTAA
- a CDS encoding metal-dependent hydrolase, which translates to MLFFCHLLSGFVAGFILFLIFKDRRVILITAFGSIIPDLIDKPLGHIVFSETIGSGRIFFHGFWIMIILLICGTVIYLKFKNPTLFSFASGILVHQAGDNMWSNPQNWFWPLLGPYVTKNRYDDYFFSMILAEISSVEEIFCLILIIIGICVYFAIESR; encoded by the coding sequence ATGCTTTTTTTCTGCCACCTTTTATCAGGATTTGTCGCAGGATTTATTCTTTTTTTAATCTTTAAAGACAGACGCGTCATTTTGATAACAGCTTTTGGAAGCATTATTCCGGATTTAATAGACAAGCCTCTTGGACATATTGTTTTTTCAGAAACAATAGGTTCAGGAAGAATTTTTTTTCATGGCTTTTGGATTATGATTATTCTTCTGATTTGTGGAACAGTTATTTATCTTAAATTTAAAAATCCGACTTTATTCTCCTTTGCATCCGGAATTTTAGTTCATCAGGCAGGAGATAATATGTGGTCAAATCCTCAAAACTGGTTTTGGCCTCTTTTAGGACCATATGTAACTAAAAACAGATATGATGATTATTTTTTCAGTATGATTCTTGCAGAGATTTCATCTGTTGAAGAGATTTTTTGTCTGATTTTGATAATTATTGGAATTTGTGTTTATTTTGCTATAGAAAGCAGATAA
- a CDS encoding AAA family ATPase: MTNSEFETEIQSICKKFAEIKDTCSEFIVGNEHLTEAVFIGVISDGNVLIEGMPGTAKTSVIKIISHLLGCKTKRVQCTVDMQPADILGVRIWNTDIREFELKEGPIFTNILLIDEINRLPPRSQSAFIEALSEKQATIDGITTPLKNPFFAIATQNPIEQEGVFPLIEAQKDRFMLCVKSGFLKDDDELKVIKREQEGNLDIIRFLKKKPPALSPSEIIKIQDIVKNLKVSDSVMNYIRNIVVATREHGDVKLGISTRGSIALLRGAKSYACLKGRDYVIPDDVKNIARLVFPHRLILNYEAEISAVTPENIIEQILDTIEVP; this comes from the coding sequence ATGACCAACAGTGAGTTTGAAACTGAAATTCAGTCAATATGCAAAAAATTTGCAGAGATAAAAGATACATGTTCTGAGTTTATTGTCGGCAATGAGCATTTAACAGAGGCAGTATTCATCGGAGTGATAAGTGACGGGAATGTTTTGATTGAAGGTATGCCCGGCACTGCAAAAACTTCGGTAATCAAAATAATATCACATCTTCTTGGATGTAAAACAAAAAGAGTTCAGTGCACTGTTGACATGCAGCCGGCTGATATTCTTGGTGTCAGAATCTGGAATACTGATATCCGTGAATTTGAGCTAAAAGAAGGACCTATATTTACAAATATTTTATTAATCGATGAGATAAACCGCCTTCCGCCCAGAAGTCAGAGCGCTTTTATAGAAGCTCTAAGTGAAAAACAGGCAACAATAGATGGTATCACAACTCCGCTGAAAAATCCTTTCTTTGCAATTGCAACACAAAACCCGATAGAACAGGAAGGAGTATTCCCGCTTATTGAAGCGCAAAAGGACAGATTCATGCTGTGTGTGAAATCCGGGTTTTTAAAGGATGATGATGAGTTAAAAGTAATAAAAAGAGAACAGGAAGGAAATCTGGACATAATACGTTTTCTTAAAAAAAAGCCTCCTGCATTATCCCCTTCTGAGATAATAAAAATTCAGGATATTGTCAAAAATCTGAAAGTCTCGGATTCGGTTATGAACTATATCAGAAATATTGTTGTTGCAACAAGAGAGCACGGGGATGTGAAACTTGGAATAAGTACAAGAGGGAGCATTGCGCTTCTAAGAGGTGCAAAGTCTTACGCATGTTTAAAGGGCAGGGATTATGTAATTCCTGATGATGTGAAAAACATTGCAAGACTTGTATTTCCACACAGGCTTATTTTGAATTACGAGGCTGAGATAAGTGCAGTAACGCCTGAAAACATAATAGAACAAATTCTTGACACCATCGAGGTGCCGTAG
- a CDS encoding transposase family protein, with product MQQNYQDVPSAVELCNRYDDVYIRSVNDFPVPIFSCRIQFPVCQIRCKCGCLGGQYIDFVNPYSYCTKRFEAYIATLCSKMTISSVSQVTGLD from the coding sequence ATGCAACAGAATTACCAAGATGTCCCAAGTGCGGTTGAATTATGTAATCGATATGATGATGTCTATATCAGATCTGTCAATGATTTTCCTGTTCCCATTTTTTCCTGTCGTATTCAGTTCCCAGTATGCCAAATTCGATGCAAATGTGGATGCCTGGGTGGCCAATATATTGACTTTGTCAATCCTTATTCATACTGTACCAAACGATTTGAAGCATATATTGCAACTTTATGTTCCAAAATGACAATTTCATCAGTTTCTCAGGTTACTGGCCTTGACTAA
- a CDS encoding DUF4350 domain-containing protein codes for MKPAVIISILLILLSLFAVDIHFSSSYDEYSSYNSNWNGTSLFVSDALANGAVLVEDYEVLSSAKNSTLIIIEPEDNFSPDELRILREFKNNGNIVFISEKSGLSKNLFKVLGTDISVLKIDLMSVDREFDNPGFIIAYVNKNDTLTTGVKSIVLNRPSSAQGGDVLISTSILSWIDENKNKRADFDEPFGKRGVFVKSENTYLLSDSGIFLNSLYKDEKLKDNKRFISNLLKSSDKIYLENSHSKIALEDGILKYLNIMRKNDFIKTGAATTIIFLLVLFVFRGKNDQQ; via the coding sequence ATGAAACCGGCTGTTATAATTTCTATTCTTCTTATATTGTTGTCTTTATTTGCAGTAGATATTCATTTTTCCTCTTCTTATGATGAATACAGCAGTTATAATTCAAACTGGAACGGCACATCGCTTTTTGTTTCTGATGCATTGGCAAATGGTGCGGTTTTAGTTGAGGATTATGAAGTATTATCATCTGCTAAAAATTCAACATTAATAATAATAGAGCCTGAAGATAATTTTTCTCCGGATGAATTAAGAATTCTTCGTGAATTTAAAAATAACGGGAATATAGTATTTATATCTGAAAAATCCGGACTATCAAAAAATCTTTTTAAAGTTCTTGGAACAGACATTTCAGTCCTTAAAATAGATTTAATGTCTGTAGACAGGGAATTTGACAATCCCGGATTTATAATTGCGTATGTAAATAAAAATGATACTTTAACAACAGGAGTAAAAAGCATTGTCTTAAACCGGCCTTCTTCTGCACAAGGAGGAGATGTTTTAATTTCCACATCAATACTAAGCTGGATTGATGAGAATAAAAATAAAAGGGCGGATTTTGATGAACCTTTTGGAAAAAGAGGAGTGTTTGTAAAGTCCGAAAATACTTATCTTCTCTCTGACTCAGGTATATTTTTGAATTCGTTATATAAAGATGAAAAATTAAAAGATAATAAAAGGTTTATATCAAATCTGCTCAAATCCTCAGATAAGATATATCTGGAGAACAGTCATTCAAAAATTGCATTGGAAGATGGTATCTTAAAATATCTAAACATAATGCGCAAAAATGATTTTATCAAAACGGGGGCGGCAACAACTATAATATTTTTATTGGTGCTGTTCGTCTTCAGGGGGAAAAATGACCAACAGTGA